Proteins from one Sulfurovum sp. TSL1 genomic window:
- the rplQ gene encoding 50S ribosomal protein L17, whose protein sequence is MRHKHGYRKLNRTSSHRAALLKNLSIALTKEGRIETTLPKAKELRSYFEKLITKAASGDFNAHRAIFAMLQHKECTNTLVNEIAPKYADRNGGYTRIIKTRMRKGDSAPMAIIELV, encoded by the coding sequence ATGAGACATAAGCATGGTTACCGTAAATTAAACAGAACGTCTTCTCATAGAGCGGCGCTTCTTAAAAACCTATCAATTGCTTTGACAAAAGAGGGTAGAATTGAGACTACATTGCCAAAAGCTAAAGAGCTTAGAAGTTATTTTGAAAAGCTTATCACTAAAGCTGCTTCTGGTGATTTTAACGCACACAGAGCAATTTTTGCAATGTTACAACACAAAGAGTGTACAAATACGCTTGTAAACGAGATCGCACCAAAGTATGCAGACAGAAACGGTGGATATACAAGAATTATTAAAACACGTATGAGAAAAGGTGATTCAGCACCTATGGCAATTATCGAACTCGTATAA